ATGCCAGTAGCTCCTAATGCCTGAACGAAGGGACTAGAATTAGTGGCAATTTTAGTCCATGGAATAACTAGCAAAATTGCTAAGATTGCCATGACATAAAACAAAATAATTCGCAGTGGTAATTCATTAATGGCCTTTTTAATAGTAACTTTAGGATTTTGCGCTTCCGATGCAGTTAAGCCGATTAACTCAACGCCGACAAAACTAAAAATTACCATTTGAAAACCGCCAAAAAAACCGTTAGTCCCTGTAGCAAACAGACCGCCGTTTTGAGTTAAATTGTTAAAACTAACGGGACCATAACTTGTACGTCCTCCAGTAACCAAGAGGTAGGCAATCAGCAAGACAAAGGCGATAATTGTGATAATTTTGATAATAGCAAAGCTAAATTCCAAATTACCAAATAATCGTGCTGACAGCAGGTTAATAAACAATAAAACAACAATTGTAATTAACCCCGGGATCCAAGTCGGTAAGTGCGGAAACCAGTATTGGAAGTAAATTCCAAGAGCTGTCATTTCCGCCATGCCTAGACTAATCCAGCTAATCCAGTATAGGTAACCGGTAATAAAACCGATATTCTTACCTAAATATTTTTCGATAAATTCAATATAGGTATGCTTGTGCAAATCGGAAAGAACCAACTCGCCTAGCGCCCGCATCAAAAAGTACAGAAAAATGCCGACAATGATATAAATTAAAATCACACTTGGTCCAGCTTCATGAATGCTGTTACCTACACCCAAGAAAAGACCGGTGCCGATTGTGCCGCCTAGCGCGATTAACTGGATATGCGCGTTGGTTAGTGTGCGCTTATAGCCTGAATTGGTCTTTGGGTCTTCTTTTGTCATTTAATCACTCCAAATCTATAAATATTATGTTACATTAGTGTTACATTATTCCATTTTAGCATTTATAAATGAGTTTTGCCTTAATAGATGAAAACTTTGCTAAATCATAACTTTTGTGATGATGAAGGCAATATTGGTAAGCTGGCACTTTTTTAGATGAAATGTTATTATTACTTTTATTAAAAAATAATTGGGAGATGATGGAGCATGTTTACTTTTGACTGCTTTACAATTAATGGCTTAAAAATTGAATTAGTCTTGCCGGAGTTAGATC
The sequence above is a segment of the Lactobacillus sp. ESL0677 genome. Coding sequences within it:
- a CDS encoding amino acid permease, translated to MTKEDPKTNSGYKRTLTNAHIQLIALGGTIGTGLFLGVGNSIHEAGPSVILIYIIVGIFLYFLMRALGELVLSDLHKHTYIEFIEKYLGKNIGFITGYLYWISWISLGMAEMTALGIYFQYWFPHLPTWIPGLITIVVLLFINLLSARLFGNLEFSFAIIKIITIIAFVLLIAYLLVTGGRTSYGPVSFNNLTQNGGLFATGTNGFFGGFQMVIFSFVGVELIGLTASEAQNPKVTIKKAINELPLRIILFYVMAILAILLVIPWTKIATNSSPFVQALGATGIRNAGSIINFVVISAAVSSTNSFLYSSGRLIFSVTYGGKGKWNQTFGHLRRQLPQNGLILSACLMGLAPLVIILIGNQAFNFISSTSTSMFLIIWCLMILTHLSYRRQTQTSKLTNFQMPLYPWLDYLTLIFFGLMIILLLSLPANRMAMISAILIFVILWAVSKVWHQERAI